One window of Synergistaceae bacterium genomic DNA carries:
- a CDS encoding AIPR family protein, which produces MTSFKKQIEEDIREYQQIMPHLGNIQKDEWAFNYWVLDKLFYEDEDLIEGKITDYKDMCIDAYQIYEETKEVYLIQNKYYSSDTLITSEYIKTDFLLKGITALEKGIYKRSEELQNFFTKYKKHQDFTVHLQLFVTNNQRSKESEEYIKKYNLENPNYRANIYYLDDIKERYYGEIKEIRKSISVEVESVNKGTILNINTEDYKLENVLDAKYVLTPVVSVYRLYRNSIEKGYPIFDKNIREYLGNRGVNKSIYKTLLDKEDRKNFFYYNNGITVICDSISKATTKPSTQKAHNMNVSITIENPQIVNGCQTVNSIYEALENEDPENIEREYKDTFVMLKILEIDKNDKGKEKLYKDIVKFNNSQNAIDEKTFVANTEIFIRLQLEFEEKGFLLLIKQSDKNKFSQKYETISKLRQANDERLQRFGLNTMKRPNDVFIPLEKLLQVINAFVDGGYVAYVKKSNMLKFGTDQYNKAGEFIKLDEVTNDTLIELYLLYKRAEQEKKQSEEQRTPIPYYLIDGFAKYECKNRNASLIIESLNSKEKIDRIIRLYKGVSGAYSVSYSRRHKIDYNKMIKRPIDYDIFDDSRATSLATM; this is translated from the coding sequence ATGACCAGTTTTAAAAAACAAATAGAAGAGGATATCAGAGAATATCAGCAGATCATGCCTCATCTTGGAAATATACAAAAAGATGAATGGGCATTTAACTATTGGGTATTAGACAAACTATTTTACGAAGATGAGGATCTTATAGAAGGAAAAATAACAGATTATAAAGATATGTGTATAGATGCGTATCAAATCTATGAGGAAACTAAAGAAGTATATTTGATTCAAAATAAATATTATTCATCGGATACTCTCATAACTTCGGAGTATATAAAAACCGATTTTTTATTAAAGGGTATTACAGCTTTAGAAAAAGGAATCTATAAAAGATCAGAAGAACTTCAAAATTTTTTTACAAAGTATAAAAAACACCAAGATTTTACTGTTCATTTACAATTGTTCGTCACAAACAATCAAAGGTCAAAAGAATCTGAAGAATATATTAAAAAATATAATTTGGAAAATCCTAATTATAGAGCCAATATTTATTATTTGGATGATATTAAGGAGCGTTATTATGGCGAAATAAAAGAAATAAGAAAAAGCATTTCAGTAGAAGTTGAAAGTGTTAATAAGGGAACAATTTTAAATATAAATACAGAAGATTACAAATTAGAAAATGTATTGGATGCAAAATATGTTCTTACACCAGTGGTTTCAGTATACAGATTATATAGAAACTCCATAGAAAAAGGTTATCCTATATTTGACAAAAACATCAGAGAATATTTAGGAAATAGAGGGGTAAATAAAAGTATATATAAAACATTATTAGATAAAGAAGACAGGAAAAATTTCTTCTATTACAACAATGGAATAACAGTCATTTGTGATTCAATAAGTAAGGCGACAACTAAACCATCAACGCAAAAAGCACATAATATGAATGTTTCAATCACAATAGAAAATCCACAAATTGTAAACGGATGTCAAACAGTGAACTCAATTTATGAGGCTTTAGAAAATGAGGATCCTGAAAATATAGAAAGGGAATATAAAGATACATTTGTGATGCTTAAAATTTTAGAGATAGATAAGAATGATAAAGGAAAAGAAAAACTCTATAAAGATATTGTGAAATTTAACAATTCTCAAAACGCAATAGATGAAAAGACGTTCGTTGCAAACACAGAAATCTTTATTAGACTACAACTTGAATTTGAAGAAAAGGGCTTTTTATTACTTATTAAACAAAGTGATAAAAACAAGTTTTCCCAAAAATATGAAACTATTTCAAAATTAAGGCAAGCAAATGATGAAAGGCTACAAAGATTTGGTTTAAACACAATGAAAAGACCAAATGATGTATTTATTCCATTGGAAAAGCTCCTTCAAGTAATAAATGCATTTGTAGACGGTGGATACGTTGCCTATGTAAAGAAAAGTAACATGCTAAAATTTGGAACAGATCAGTACAACAAGGCGGGAGAGTTTATAAAGTTGGATGAAGTGACAAATGATACTTTGATAGAGCTTTATTTGTTATATAAGCGTGCGGAGCAAGAAAAAAAGCAGAGCGAAGAACAAAGAACTCCGATTCCATATTATTTAATTGATGGATTTGCAAAATATGAATGTAAAAATAGAAATGCATCTTTAATTATAGAATCGCTAAACAGCAAAGAAAAAATAGACCGGATTATCAGGCTATATAAGGGTGTGAGTGGAGCTTATTCTGTATCGTACAGTAGACGTCACAAAATAGACTATAACAAAATGATAAAAAGGCCTATTGACTATGATATTTTTGATGATTCGAGAGCCACGTCTTTGGCAACCATGTAA